The Pseudonocardia broussonetiae DNA segment CGGCCACGCGCAGGGGCAGCGTCACCATCCACGACCAGGCCAGCAGCGGCTGCAGCAGCCGCGGACCCGGCCCGTCGGCCACCTGCCGCGGCCACGGGCACAGCAGGTCGAGCCGCCCGCCCCGCAGCATCCCGACGGCTGCGGCCACCGCGTGCGGGGCCAGCACCACGTCGGCGTCGACGAACACGAGCACGCTCCCGCCCGCGGCCGCGGCGAGCTGCGCGCACGCGTGCGGCTTGCCGAGCACGCCGGCGGGGGGTGGTTCGCCGGTGCGCACGGTGAGGCGCGGGTCGCCCGCGCCCGCCGCCCGCACGACGTCGGCCGTGCCGTCGGTGGAGCCGTCGTCGAGGACCAGGAGCTCCATCCGCGCGACGCCCTCCTGCGCCAGCACCGACGCCACCGTCGGCCCGACCCGGGCGGCCTCGTCACGGGCGGGCAGCAGCACCGAGACGGGCTCGACGACCGGCACCGGGTGCCGCGGCGGCACGCGCAGGGCGCGGACGTTGACGAGCAGGTGCGCGGTCCCGGCCACGGCGAGCGCGGCGCCGGTGCGCACGAGGGCCCGCGCGACGGCCCGGAGCGGGTCGGAGGGGTTCGTGGACGGCATCGATCGCGAGCGTAGGACCGGTGCGCGACCGCGGCGCGCGGGGACGCCATGGTGATCACCGCCGTTTGAGATCGATGATCCGGGGTACCGCCCCGGGGTGTCGTCCCTCGCCGCGGGCTCCCCCGCCGCCCGCCCGTTCGGCCTGCCCGTGGTGGGGGCCGCCGCCGTGTGGTCCCTCGTCGGGGCCGCGGTGCTCGTGCAGATCGTCTACCCGCTGGTGCCGGACGGGGCGCTCACGCCGGTGACGGTGACGTCGGTGCTGCTGTTCTCGGCCGCGTCGGTCGCCGACGCGGCCCGCCGCCACGGCGCGCGGGGCGCCGCGGTGCTGCTCGCCGTGGCCGGGGGCGGGGGGCTGCTGGCCGAGTCGGTCGGGCTGGCCACCGGGCTGCCGTTCGGGGAGTACGCCTACAGCGGCACGCTCGGCGCGGAGGTGGCCGGCGTGCCGGTCGTCGTGCCGCTGGCCTGGGTGATGATGGCCTGGCCCGCGCTCGTCGTCGGCCGGACCCTCGCCCGCGGCGGCGCGGGCGTGGCGCTGGTCGGCGGCGCGGCGCTGGCGGTGTGGGACGTGTTCCTCGACCCCCAGATGGTCGACGCCGGGCACTGGACCTGGGCCGACCCCTCCCCCGCGCTGCCGCTCGTGCCGGGCGTCCCGCTGACGAACTACGCCGGCTGGGTGCTCGTCTCCGTGCTCATGGTCGGGCTGCTGCACCGCCTGGTCGGGCCGTCCGACGGGCCGTCCGGACCCGCCGCGGCGCTGTACCTGTGGACCTACGGCTCCTCGGTGCTCGCGCACGGCGCGTTCTTCGGGCTCCCCGGCTCCGCGCTCGTCGGCGGGCTGGTGATGGGGCTCGTCGCCGTCCCGTTCGCGGTGGCGCTGCTGCGGCGGGCCTCGTGGATCTCCCCGAGCACGCGCGTGAGCCGGAACCCGACGAGCACCAGCAGGTGGAGCAGGTAGAGCCAGAGCGCCAGCGCGGCGACGGCCCCGAACACCGGCAGCCCGCCGAACGGCGCCGACCACTCGACCGGGATGGCCAGGAACAGCAGGAAGCCCTGGAGGAACCCCGCCAGCACCGCGCCGGTGGAGAACGCCCCGACCAGCAGCGGGAGCGCAGCGGGCCGGCCCTCGCCGACCAGCCCGTAGACCAGCGTGAGCCCGACCGACACGACGATCCACACGACGTGGAACGCCACGACGACGCCGAGCGCCAGCCGCTCCCCGCCCGCGGCGTAGAGCGGGGCGACGACGGGCGCCGCGGCCAGCAGGAGCAGCACCAGCAGCGGCCCGACGGCCAGCGCGGGAAGCAGGCCCAGCCGGCCGCGCCAGCCCGTGAAGCGCCCGCCGTCGCCCGGGGCGAGCTGTCCGAACCCGCGGCGCAGGCCCTCGCCGTAGAGGCTCGCCGGGAACAGCGCGACGAGCACCTCGAGCCAGGACAGCCCGACGGCCGTGGCGGTCAGCGTGGCGAGCGCCTGCGGCGTGCCGTGCCCGCCCGGTAGGCCCGTGACGGCCGTCGCGACGCCGGTGGTGACCGCGTCGGCGCCCACGAGCGCCGCGGCCAGCCGCAGCGCGACCAGCACCGCGGGGACGATCCCGAGGATCCCGAAGAACGTGACGCCCGCCGCCCACAGGGCGAGGTCGCTGCCCGGGAAGGACCGGCCCAGCCGGCGCAGGAACGGCACCCTCACCGCTGGGGCTTCCCCGTGGGCGCGGGGTGCGAAACAGCGCGGGTGAGCGGCTCCCCGGCGGGTACGTGGGGCCGGTGAGCATGCGATCGGACCTGCAGCGGGTGGCGGCGGACGCGTTCGGGCTGCCCGAGCTGCGCCCCGAGCAGCTGGAGGCGATGGAGGCGGCGGCGGCCGGGCGCGACGTGCTGGCGGTGCTGCCGACCGGTTCGGGGAAGTCGGCGATCTACCAGGTGCCCGCGCTGCTGCGCGACGGCCCGGCGGTCGTCGTCTCCCCGCTGGTGGCGCTGCAGCGCGACCAGCGCGAGGGCCTCGACGACGCCCTCGCCGACGGGGCGGGCCCGCCGCCCGCGGTGGCGGTCAACGCCACGCAGAAGGCGTCGGACAACAAGCGGGCGTGGGAGGCGGTGGAGTCGGGCGGGGCCCGGTACCTGTTCCTGTCCCCCGAGCAGCTCGCGCGCGACGACGTCGTGGAGCGGGTGGCGGCGGTGGCGCCCGCGCTGTTCGTCGTCGACGAGGCGCACTGCGTCTCGGAGTGGGGCCACGACTTCCGGCCCGACTACCTGCGCCTGGCCGACGTCGTGGAGCGGCTCGGGCACCCGCCGGTCGTCGCGCTGACGGCGACGGCGGCCCCGCCCGTGCGCGCCGACATCGTCGAGCGCCTGGGCCTGCGCGACCCCCGCGAGGTGACGGCGGGCTTCGACCGCCCCAACCTGCACCTGGCCGCCGCCGTGCACGCCGACGAGGACCTCCGCGACCGCGAGGTCGTGGAGCGGGTCGCCGAGCTCGTGGGCGACGGCGGGACGGGGCTGCTGTACTGCGCGACGCGCACCGCCACCACCCGGCACACCGAGGCGCTGACCGCCCGCGGGATCCGCGCCGCGACCTACCACGCGGGGATGCGCCGGGCCGACCGCGACCGCGTGCACGAGGAGTTCCGGTCCGGGGCCGCCGACGTCGTCGTCGCCACGTCGGCGTTCGGCATGGGGATCGACCGCCCGGACGTGCGGTTCGTCGTGCACGCCGCCTCGCCGGCGTCGATCGACTCCTACTACCAGGAGATCGGCCGCGCCGGCCGCGACGACGACCCGGCAACCATCGAGCTCCACCACCACGCGGGCGACCTGCACCTGCAGCGCTTCCTCACCGCGCGCCGGCTCAAGCCCGACGCGCTGCACGCCGTCCTCACCGCCCTGGAGGAGGGGCCGGCGCGGCCGGCGGAGCTGGGCAGGCGCTCCGGGCTCTCGGCCCGGCGCCGGACCACCGCGGTGAACCTGCTGGAGCAGGCGGGCGCGCTCACCGTCGACGGGGACGGCCGCGTGGCGGCGACCGGGACGGACCGCGCGGAGGCCGTCGCGCGGGCCGGGGAGGTGGCGCAGCGGCGGCGCGAGACGGTGCGGTCGCGGATCGACATGATGCGCGCCTACGCCGAGACCACCGACTGCCGGCGCCGGCTGCTGCTGGGCTACTTCGGCGAGCAGCACCCCGAACCGTGCGGGCGCTGCGACAACTGCGACGCCGGGCGCTCCACCCGCGCCGACCCCGACGGCGCCGCGCCGGACGCGCAGGAGCGCGTGGAGCACCCGCAGTTCGGGTCGGGGGTGGTGATGTCGGCCGAGGACGACCGGGTGACCGTGCTGTTCGCCGAGCACGGCTACAAGACGCTCGCCCTGGACGCCGTGCGGGAGGGCGACCTGCTGACGCCGGAGGGGGCCTGAGGGGGCCGACGCGCTCCGACCTCGCACACCCGGTGCGCACCTCGCACGACGCCGACCCTGTGCGAGGTCACCACCCGGTGTGCGAGGTGTCAGCGCCCGGTGCAACTACGACACCGGCTCCCCCGCCCGCCCCCCGTAGTGGCGCACCAACCGCTGCTCGCCGTCGCCGAAGGAGGGCAGGTCCAGGGACTCCGGGTCCGTCACCGGCGCGGCCTGGACCTGCTGCGCGTCGACCGCGACCTGCACCCCGCGGCCGTGGCGCTGCAGCCCCGCGAGCGGCACGGCGCGGCGGCCGAACACCGCCACGACCACACCCCACCGGGGCCGCCCGGTGGCGGGGTGCAGCCCGTCGAGGCGGCCCAGGATCGTGCCGTGGCGGTCGACGACGGCGCGCCCGACGAGGTCGCCCGCGCGGTCGGCGCTGCCGTCCGGCCAGGTGATCAGGTCGTCGGGCGCGTCGTCGTCGTCCATCACGCGCTCCTCGTCAGCTCGCCACGCCGACGAGCTGCGCGGAGCGGCGCAGGAACCCGGACGCCTGCTCCTCGGGGCGCTGCTGCTCGCCCGCGGTGGCGTTGAGCACGGCGATCCCGCCGGTCAGGGCCGGGATGACCCACTGGGTGACGGCCAGCTGCTGCTGGGCCTTGGCGACGTCGGGCGGGGTGTCGGCCGCGGGCGTGGTGCCGCCCTCGGCGGGCGCTCCGCCGCCCTGCTCCACCTTCTTGCCCAGCGCCCGGCTGTAGGCCGTGACGCCGAGGGCGGCCGCGGTGAGGGCGAGCTTGGCCAGCGCCACCGCGCCGACGCCGGACTGCCCGGCGACGCGCCTGCGGTTGGCGAGCAGCAGCCCGGCCCCGCCGACGAGGTGGGCCCCGATGGCGGCGGCGTTGACCGGCGTCCACCGCGCCCAGCCGGCGTTGGCGACCCGCAGGCGCTGTGTGCGGTCGGGCACGTCGGCCGCCGCACCGTTGATCCCGACCGCCCCGGCGAGGGTGCCGCCGAACCAGGCGGCGAGCCCGACGTCGTGCAGGCTGCGGACGAGGGTGTTGCGCTCGGACATGGAGACCTCCTGGATTCGCGCCGACTCTCGGCGCGCTCCGAGGTCGTACCCGGCCTCGGACGGGCCACGCCCCGGTGCGGCCCGGGTGTCAGGTCCAGTAGAGCGGACGCGCGGCCGGGATGCGCGCCTCCAGCGCGTCGGCGAACCAGGACCGCAGCTCCGCCATCGTCGCGGCGGGGTAGACGTACTTCACCGAGCCGAACTTCCCGCGCTTGCGGCTGCGGGCGTCGGGGTCCATCTCCAGCTGCGTGCGCGGGTACCAGTCCTCGAGCACGTCCTTGCTCGACGGCGTGAAGCGGTGGGTGATGCACTCGACGGTGAGGTCGAGCCCGGGCACGCCGGCCAGCTCGTCGGCGGCGGCGTCGAGCAGGGCGCCGTACTCGGCGCGCCAGTCGCCGCGCGGCATGATCGGCGCGATCGTCAGACCGACGGGGTAGCCGGCGCGGGCGAGCGCGCCCAGTCCGGCCAGGCGGACCGGAACGGGGTCGGTGCCGCCCTCGAAGCGGCCGGCGACGCCCGCCGCGTTCACCGACGCGCGGATCCGGGTCCTGCCGTGGTGGGGCAGGTCGAGCAGCGGCTCGACGGCGCCGAACTTGGTGGTGGCCCGCAGCTGCACCGGCCCCGCGAACGCGTGCGTCCCGACGTGGGCGATGGCCGCGGACAGGCTGCCGGTGACGTGCTCGATCCCGAGCGGGTCGGTGTAGCAGGAGGCCTCGAACGTGGTGCCCTCGTGGCCGCGGGCCGCCGACGTGGAGGTCACCCCGCCGCGGCCGACGTGCCCGTCCATCGCGCCCAGGACCGCGTCGAGGTCGGCGTAGACCCGGGTGACCGGCGGCCCGCCCAGCGAGCCCGCGAGGTAGCAGTACTGGCAGTGGGCCGGGCAGCCCTGCGCGAGGTCCAGGCGCCAGTCGGCGCTGGGCGGGATGGGCTGCAGGCGCCGCTGCGACGGCGGACTGACGACGACGACGAGCGTCGACTTGGCGCGGGCGTAGGTGGCGCGCTCGTCGGTCTCCCCGTCGGGCCCCGTCACGCGCAGGCCGGTGATCCGGTCGGCGGGCAGGAACTCGACGTCGGTGACGCCGGCGGCGGCGCAGCGCTCGAGGATGGTCGCGGTGTGCGGCCGCTCGGCGGCGGAACGGGTGACGAGGACGCGGCGGGGGACCCAGAGGCGGGTCGAGGTGGAGGTCGGCATCGCCCCTCGTCCAACGCCCTGCGACGTGCGGATAGTCCGCCTCAGCCGGTCATCGCGGTGTCGCCGTGCGCGGCGCCGACGGGCTTGGACTCGGGCGACCCGCGCTGGCGCAGGAACACCGCCAGCACCGCCATCGACCCCACCGCCAGCAGCTCGGACTGCCAGTTCTGCAGCGTGCGGTTCCAGAAGTCGGGCTCGGCGAGGTAGCCCGCCCACGTCACCGGGTCCTGCCGCGAGCCGAGCTGCTCGGCGTTGTAGGCGGCCCAGCCGGCCACCGACTGCGCGGCCCAGGAGAGCAGGAAGACCGCGCCCATCACCAGCCCGAGCGAGCGCGAGAACACGGTGGTGCGCCAGTCGCCGGGGTGGGCCCAGCGCGGGGAGTCGGGGCGGGCGTGCGGGCCGACGAGCTGGTCGGCGTCGGACTCGGTGCCGGTCTCGTCGAGCTCCTTGGACTCCGGCGAGCCGCGCTGCACCAGCCACACCGTCGCGAGGATGTAGAGGAAGAACTGCAGGTACTCCGACTGCCAGTTCTCCACGACGTCGACGGCGAACGACGACGACGTCAGGTAGTCGCCCAGGCCGACGGGGTCGGAGCCCTCGGCGACCTGCTGGTCGTTGTACTGCGCGTGCCCGGCCACGCCCTGCCCGGCCAGTGCCAGCAGGAACAGCCCCCCGAACGCCAGGCCCAGCCCGTTGTCGCGCAGCACGCGCGCGGCGCGGTTCATCGGCCCAGCAGTCCGAGCGCGGTGAAGTAGGTCAGGCCGACGAGGATCACGGCCAGGTAGGTCGCGAACAGCAGGCGCACGCTGCGCATGGGGTCCTCCCGGTTCATCCCGCCTCCACCGCGCACACGTAGGGGCCCTCGGCGGCCGGGCGGCAGCCCGCGGCGACCACCTTCCAGCCGGTCGCGGTGCGGGTCAGGAACAGCGTGTCGCCAGGCAGCCGGACCTGCGCGTCGTCGCCCCACACCTCGGTCCCGACGACGTCCGACGACCCGGCCGGGACCTGCGCGACGCCCGTCTCGCAGCCGTCCTGCGCGTCGAGGACCGCCACGACGGCGGGCGCGAGCAGGGCGCAGCGCGCCTCGGGGCCGGCCGCGGCGAACTCCCCCGCGACCCGCTCGACCTCCGGCCGCTGCGCGCTCGCGCAGCCGCCCGCCGCCACCGCCACGAGCATGGCGGCGGCGACCAGGGCGCTGCGCGTCCGACCGTCCACGGTCGCGGCTACCCCTGCTCCGCCCCTCCAAACGCGCGGTCCTGACGCATCCCGGCCGCGGCGACGGGTATCCGGGCGGGCATGACTCCTCCCCCGGTCCCGCCCGCGTCGGTCACCGTCTCCGGCATCGCGTGCGGCTGGGCGACCGTCGCCACCTGGCAGCGCGCGGGGTTCCCCGTCGTCGACTCCGACGACCCGAGCGCGCACGACGACCTGGTGCGCCGCGCGGCGGCGGCCGCCGGGGTCGGCTGAGCGGGAGGACCCGCGTGCCCGACCGCCCCACCCTGCTCGCCGTGCCGGGCCTGGGCCTCACCCCGCGGACCACCGCGCCGACCCTGAGCGCGCTGGGGCCCGGCTGGCGGACGGGGGTCGTCCGGCTGCCCGGCTACGGGGAGCCCTGCCGGTCCGGCGTCCTGCTCGACCCCGCCGTGCTGGCCGGCCGCCTGCTCGACCGGCTCGACCGGCCCGCCGTCCTGCTCGGGCACTCCGCGAGCTGCCACGTGGTGGCCGAGGCGGCCCGGCGCGCCCCCGGCCGGGTCGCGGGGCTGGTCCTCGTGGGCCCGACCGGCGACCCGCGGCTCGTGCCACCCGTGCTGGTGCACCGCTGGCTGAGGACCGCGGTGCACGAGCACCTGTGGGAGCTGCCGGTGCTGGTGCCCGACTGGCTGCGCAACGGGCCGGTGACGATGGCCCGGGGGTTCGCGGCGACCCGCCGCCAGCGGCTCAGCGACGTGCTGGCGGGCGTCGAGGCGCCGGTGCTGGTCGTCCGCGGGCGCCACGACCGCATCGCCCCCGCCGACTGGGTCGCCGCGCTGGCCGCCGCGGCGCCGCGCGGAACGGCCGCGTCCCTGGCCGGCGGGGCCCACATGGTGCCGCTCACCCGGCCCGCCTCCCTGGCCGCCCGCATCGAGGCGGTCCTCGGCGGTGCCCGGACGCGCCGGTAGGGTCGGCCCGGTGGCGGCACCGGGCGGGGACGAGGCGTGGGCGCACGTCCTCGCGCAGGTCGTCGACGGCGGCCACCTCGCCCGCGGTGAGGACCTGACGACGCTGGTCGACGACGCCGTGCGCCCGCTCGGGCTCACCGCCGAGGTGCTGGTCGTCGACCTGGCGCAGCGGTGGTTCGTGCCGGTGGGGGCGGCGGCGGAGCAGCAGGTCCGGGTCGTCGGCACGATGGCCGGCCGGGCCTACCAGCTCGGCGAGATCTTCCCCGGCCTCGACGACGCGGGCGGCCGCGTGCTGTGGGTGCCGATCCTCGACGGCACCGACCGCGCCGGTGTGATGCGCGTCGGCCTGGGTGACCTCGACGACGACCCGGCTATGCGCCGCTGGGTGTGGATCCTCGCCGGCCTCACCGGGCACCTGCTGATGACGAAGATCGTCTACAGCGACCGGCTGCGGCGCTGGCGCAGCAACGGGCCGCTCTCCCTGGCGTCGGAGATGCTGTGGCAGATGCTGCCGCCCCGGACGTTCGCGACCGACCGGGTCGTCGTCGCCGCGCTGCTCGAACCGCACGACCAGGTCGCGGGCGACGCCTACGACTACAACGTTGACGGCGACGTCGTCGACCTCGCCGTCTTCGACGCCCTGGGCCACGACATCCGCGCCGGGCTCACCACCGCGCTCGCCATCACCGCCGTGCGCAACGCGCGCCGCGACGGCGAGACCGACCTCGGGGCCATCGCCGCCCGGGCGGACGACGCCGTCCTCTCCCAGTCCGGGCCCCACCAGTTCGCCACCGCCGTGCTGGCCCGGCTGGACACGGCCACCGGCGTGCTGGAGTTCCTGCTCGCCGGGCACCCGGCGCCGCTGCTGGTGCGCGACGGGCGGGTCGTCAAGCAGCTCGCGGTGGCGCCGCGGCTGCCGCTGGGCCTGACCTTCCCCGGGCCGCCCCCGGCGGTGGGCCGCGAGCAGCTCGAACCCGGCGACCGCCTGCTGCTCTACTCCGACGGCATCGTGGAGGCCCGCGACGTCGACGGCGAGTTCTTCGGCGAGGACCGCCTCGTCGAGTTCACCGAGCACGCCTCCGCCGACCACCTGTCCGCGCCCGAGACGCTGCGCCGCCTGGGCGCGGCCGTGCTCGCCCACCAGGACGGCCACCTGCAGGACGACGCCACGCTGGTGCTCGTCGACTGGGCCACCGGGGCGCACCTCAGCATGTTCCCGACCGACGTCCACGGCTGACCGCGCGTGACCCGCGGCCCCACCGGGTACCGCCGCGGGATGCGGATCAGGAACAGCGTCGTGGTCGTCACCGGCGCGTCGAGCGGGATCGGGCGGGCGACCGCGGCGGCGCTGGCCGCGCGGGGCGCCCACCTCGTCCTGGTGGCGCGCGACGCCGACGCCCTGCGGGACGTGGCCGCCGCGTGCACGGCCGCGGGCGCGCAGGCCGTGGTCGCCCCGGCCGACGTCGGCGACGCCGAGGCGGTGGAGTCGGCCGCGGCGCAGGCGGTGGAGCGGTTCGGCCGGATCGACGCCTGGGTCAACGCGGCGTCGGTGACCCAGTTCGGGTCCCTGCTCGACACCCCGCTCGCCGACGTCCGGCGCGTGCTGGAGGTCAACACCATGGGCTGCGTCCACGGCTGCCGCGCCGCGCTGCCGCGGATGATCGCGCAGCGCCGCGGCGTCGTCGTCAACGTCTCGTCCATCCTCGGGGTGATCGCGCAGCCGCGCGGCGCGGCGTACACGATGTCGAAGTTCGCCATCCGCGGCCTGGGGCTGAGCCTGCGCCAGGAGCTGCGGCTCGACGGGGTGCGCGGCGTGCACGTCACCACGGTCCTGCCCGCCGCGATCGACACCCCGATCTTCGCCGACGCGGCCAACCGCTCCGGGCGCCGGGCGCGGGCGATCCCGCCGGTGTACACGCCCGAGCGGGTGGCGAAGGTCGTGCTGGGGCAGATCCGGTTCCCGCGCCGCGAGGTCGTGGCGGGCGGGCTGCTCGGCCGCGTCTTCGTGGCCCAGCACTCCGTCGCGCCCGGGCTGACCTAGCGGATCCTGGCCGACGAGTTCGCCCAGGTCGGGCTCGCGGCGCCGGGTACCGCCGCGGACACCAGCGGCAACCTCTACGAGCCCGCGCCGGCCCCGCGCGCGGTCCACGGCGGCTGGGACGGCGCCGGCCGGGAGCGCCGCCGCCGGGCCGCCGGGCTGGCCGCGGCCGGTGCTCTCGCCGTCGCGGCGGGGGTGGGTCTGCGCCGCCGCTGATCATGTTTCGGTGGCGGCGGATCGGGCACCCCGACAGCATGGCCACCAACGTTCAGCACTCTGTCGACGTCCACGTCCCGGTCCGTACGGCCTACAACCAGTGGACGCAGTTCGAGACGTTCCCGCAGTTCATGGACGGGGTCGAGCGCATCGACCAGCTCACCCCGACGAAGACCCACTGGGTGACCAAGATCGCCGGCGTGTCCCGCGAGTTCGACGCGGAGATCACCGAGCAGCACCCCGACGAGCGCGTCGCCTGGACCACCCAGAACGGCACCCACCAGGCCGGCGTCGTGACGTTCCACCGCATCGACGACGCCACCACGCGCGTCACCCTGCAGCTCGACCACGACCCGGAGGGCCTGGTCGAGAAGGCCGGCGACGCGCTGGGCATCGTGCAGCGCCGCCTCAAGGGCGACATGGAGAACTTCAAGACCTTCATCGAGGCCCGCGGCAAGGAGGAGGGCGGCTGGCGCGGCGACGTCGACGCCGCTCCGCAGAACGCCGTCTGACGGCACCTGCAGCACGGCTGCTCCGGCCCGTCCCGCTCACCGCGGGGCGGGCCGCCGTCGTGCCAGGAAGGGTCAGGCGCTCCCGACGTCGAGGTCCAGCGTCCCGGACGCGACCTCGCGCCCGCCCCACCGCCGCGCCCGGCCGAGCGCACGGGTGCTGCACGCGGTGGCGGCCACCACGCCCCCGGTGCGCAGGACGACCGTCGCGAGGTCGCCGTCGACCAGCGCCCGCACCGCCGCACCCACCGCCCACGGCGGCAGCGGCCGCTCGACCCGCATCCGCACGCGCGCGCGCCGGAGCTGGTCGGTCGTCCAGCCCCCGCCCCCGGCCAGGTCGAACCCGCCCCCGGCCAGGTCGATCCCGCCCACGGCCAGGTCGGTGTGGTGCTGGGCCTCCAGCGACGGCACGGCCCCCGAGGCGGCCTCGACGAGCACGTCGGGCACGTCGCCGGGCGGTGCGCCCCTCCGCGTCCCGGGCTCCGGGATGAGCGCAGCGAGCCGGGCCGCCTCCCGCTCCTTCACCCCGGGGGCATCGCCGCGCAGCGCCCAGTCCGGGCCGTCGTGCCAGGCCACTGCGGTGGGCTCGTGCACGAGCACCGCCCCGTTGTTCCACGCCCGGTAGGCCAGGTCCCAGTCCTCGCCGCCGTAGCCGACGTACCGCTCGTCGAAGCCGCCGAGGTCGTCGAACAGGCTGCGCCGGCACGCGAGCACGGCGCTGATGACGTGGCGGAAGCTGGTGCCGTCGGCGTCGAGCAGGTCGCGGCTGCCGGCGTAGGCCTCCCGCAGCCAGGCGGGCTCGGGCAGCTCGGGGAGCGTGCGCGGGTCGACGTCGACGGGGTGGCCGTCGAGGTCGGCGTGGCGGCGGCGACCCACGGCGAGCACGTCGGGGTTGCGGGCGACGCGCGCGGTCAGGTGCTCGAGGAACCCCGGCTCGGGCACGGTGTCGGCGTCGAGGAAGACCAGCACCTCGGCGCTCGTGTGCGCGACGCCGAGGTTGCGCGCGGCCGCCGCCCGGAAGCCGAGGTCGGGCTGGGTCACCACGCGCACCGGCGGGCCGCCCGCGGGCGGTGCGGGCGGCGGGTCCGAGCCGTCGTCGGCGATCACCACCTCCACCGGCGGCAGGGTCTGGTGGCACAGCGCGTGCCAGGTGCGGGCGAGCTGCCCGGGCTGGCGGTAGTGCGCGACGACGACCGCGACGCGCGGGCGCGGGGCCGGGTGCGCGTCGAGCAGGTTGTAGCGGTTGCCGGGGACGGGGACGTCGATCAGCACGCGCGCAGCCCCCGGTAGAGCGCGGCGTGCGCGACGCCGGCGCCGCACGGCGGTGGGGCGGGCAGCCAGGTGCCGTCCGGGTCGGCCAGGGCGGCGGTGACGTCGAGGTCGTCGTAGGGCGTCAGCGCGCCCGGGCGGCGGGCGGCCTGCTCGCGCACGTAGGCGCCGCGCGCGGCCAGCGGGCGCCGGCCGCACCCCCACCAGGTGGCCAGGGTGCCGCTCGCGCTGACCGAGCGCCCCGGCACGACCGGCACGGTCACCGCGCGGGCCGCGGCGGTGAGGTCGGCGTCGCTCAGGGCACCGGTGACGACGAGGTCGACGCCCGCCGCCGCCGCGCGCCTGGCCAGCGCCGCCACCAGTGCCCCGTGCCCCGGCGAGGGCCCGCCCGCGGCGACCACCCGGGGCCGCGACGGGTGCCGCGCGGCGGCGTCGAGCACCTCGGCGTGCCCCTTGCCGGGGTAGAGGAAGCCGAGCACGCCGAGCGTCGGGCGGTCGGCCCAGCCGGGCGCGGCGCCGCCGGGCACGGGTGCCGGCACCGGCAGGTCGACGACGGTCGCGACCCGCCCGGAGAACGCCGCCACCTTCGCCGCCTCGTGCTCGGCGGACACGACGACGGCGTCGGCCGCGGCCACGACCCGCGCGTAGCCCGCGGTGCGGCGGGCGTCGCGGGCCGGGTCGGGATCGGCGCCGGGCACGTCGTGCAGGGTGACGACCAGCGGGCGCGGGACGCCGGCCGCCCAGGCGGTGAACGCGGCGGCGGCCGCAGCGATGTCGGCGCCCCAGAGGGCGTCGGTGAACTGGGCGTGCGTGACGTCCGCCGCTCCCCCGTCGACGCGCTCGATCCCGTGGGCGGCCGCGCGCTCGGCCACCAGCGCGGCGTGGCGCACCACCCCGTGCCCGGCCGGGCCGGGGGCGGCGACGCGCACCTTCACGCGGCCGCCCGCGCCGTCACCGACCGGTAGACCTCCGCGTGCACCGCCGCGATCCGCTCCCGCTGCACCCGCCGCGCCGCCGGGTCGGCCCGCCACGCCGGGCGCTCGGCGTGGGCCCGGCGCACGGCCGCGTGCAGCGAGGCGGCGTCAAGGCGGTGCTCGTCGTGGCCGTAGAGCAGGCACGGCGCCTGCTCGGCGTAGAAGCCGCAGTCGGGCGCCAGCACCGCCGTGCCGAGGTCGTGGCAGGCCTCCAGCCA contains these protein-coding regions:
- a CDS encoding glycosyltransferase, whose product is MPSTNPSDPLRAVARALVRTGAALAVAGTAHLLVNVRALRVPPRHPVPVVEPVSVLLPARDEAARVGPTVASVLAQEGVARMELLVLDDGSTDGTADVVRAAGAGDPRLTVRTGEPPPAGVLGKPHACAQLAAAAGGSVLVFVDADVVLAPHAVAAAVGMLRGGRLDLLCPWPRQVADGPGPRLLQPLLAWSWMVTLPLRVAERSPRPSMVAANGQFLVVDAAALAAAGGFAAVGTQVLDDIGLARAVKRSGGRVGVADGSALASCRMYDGWADLSAGYRKSLWAAFGPPAASAAIAALLALAYVVPPVAALAGSRAGRVGYAAAVLGRVVAARRSRVRAWPDPLAHPLSVAALLVLWARSWAGHRRGSLRWKGRAL
- a CDS encoding carotenoid biosynthesis protein; translation: MSSLAAGSPAARPFGLPVVGAAAVWSLVGAAVLVQIVYPLVPDGALTPVTVTSVLLFSAASVADAARRHGARGAAVLLAVAGGGGLLAESVGLATGLPFGEYAYSGTLGAEVAGVPVVVPLAWVMMAWPALVVGRTLARGGAGVALVGGAALAVWDVFLDPQMVDAGHWTWADPSPALPLVPGVPLTNYAGWVLVSVLMVGLLHRLVGPSDGPSGPAAALYLWTYGSSVLAHGAFFGLPGSALVGGLVMGLVAVPFAVALLRRASWISPSTRVSRNPTSTSRWSR
- a CDS encoding RecQ family ATP-dependent DNA helicase gives rise to the protein MRSDLQRVAADAFGLPELRPEQLEAMEAAAAGRDVLAVLPTGSGKSAIYQVPALLRDGPAVVVSPLVALQRDQREGLDDALADGAGPPPAVAVNATQKASDNKRAWEAVESGGARYLFLSPEQLARDDVVERVAAVAPALFVVDEAHCVSEWGHDFRPDYLRLADVVERLGHPPVVALTATAAPPVRADIVERLGLRDPREVTAGFDRPNLHLAAAVHADEDLRDREVVERVAELVGDGGTGLLYCATRTATTRHTEALTARGIRAATYHAGMRRADRDRVHEEFRSGAADVVVATSAFGMGIDRPDVRFVVHAASPASIDSYYQEIGRAGRDDDPATIELHHHAGDLHLQRFLTARRLKPDALHAVLTALEEGPARPAELGRRSGLSARRRTTAVNLLEQAGALTVDGDGRVAATGTDRAEAVARAGEVAQRRRETVRSRIDMMRAYAETTDCRRRLLLGYFGEQHPEPCGRCDNCDAGRSTRADPDGAAPDAQERVEHPQFGSGVVMSAEDDRVTVLFAEHGYKTLALDAVREGDLLTPEGA
- a CDS encoding spore photoproduct lyase family protein, yielding MPTSTSTRLWVPRRVLVTRSAAERPHTATILERCAAAGVTDVEFLPADRITGLRVTGPDGETDERATYARAKSTLVVVVSPPSQRRLQPIPPSADWRLDLAQGCPAHCQYCYLAGSLGGPPVTRVYADLDAVLGAMDGHVGRGGVTSTSAARGHEGTTFEASCYTDPLGIEHVTGSLSAAIAHVGTHAFAGPVQLRATTKFGAVEPLLDLPHHGRTRIRASVNAAGVAGRFEGGTDPVPVRLAGLGALARAGYPVGLTIAPIMPRGDWRAEYGALLDAAADELAGVPGLDLTVECITHRFTPSSKDVLEDWYPRTQLEMDPDARSRKRGKFGSVKYVYPAATMAELRSWFADALEARIPAARPLYWT
- a CDS encoding DUF6766 family protein yields the protein MNRAARVLRDNGLGLAFGGLFLLALAGQGVAGHAQYNDQQVAEGSDPVGLGDYLTSSSFAVDVVENWQSEYLQFFLYILATVWLVQRGSPESKELDETGTESDADQLVGPHARPDSPRWAHPGDWRTTVFSRSLGLVMGAVFLLSWAAQSVAGWAAYNAEQLGSRQDPVTWAGYLAEPDFWNRTLQNWQSELLAVGSMAVLAVFLRQRGSPESKPVGAAHGDTAMTG
- a CDS encoding alpha/beta fold hydrolase encodes the protein MPDRPTLLAVPGLGLTPRTTAPTLSALGPGWRTGVVRLPGYGEPCRSGVLLDPAVLAGRLLDRLDRPAVLLGHSASCHVVAEAARRAPGRVAGLVLVGPTGDPRLVPPVLVHRWLRTAVHEHLWELPVLVPDWLRNGPVTMARGFAATRRQRLSDVLAGVEAPVLVVRGRHDRIAPADWVAALAAAAPRGTAASLAGGAHMVPLTRPASLAARIEAVLGGARTRR